Part of the Elgaria multicarinata webbii isolate HBS135686 ecotype San Diego chromosome 5, rElgMul1.1.pri, whole genome shotgun sequence genome, cacacctgtggaacaaactcccattggaggtccaccatgcaccatccttgtaggcttttaagaaggccttgaaaacattttattttgccgTGTCCTGCCcatgatgagtactgttattGCTCCAATTGTTGTTCtagctggttttgttttgtttttaattgctgttctattgtgattatgtttttattgcttttaatattttaactttttatacgtattttattgttgtaagccgccttgtgaggacttctgccctgaaaggtggccaagaaatgttttaaataaataaaataaaataagtactaTCTGCTATGTTGGATCCAATTAGATATGCTTAACAGCGTAATTCTAACCATGCTTATTCaagacttaagtcccattttcATTCGGACTTTGCTCCTaataagtgtgcaaaggattgcagctaCTTTTAGTAGAACTTAAATATGGCAAACTAAGTGCGATATTATGCCCTTGATTTTTTAACTTACTATCTCAAGGACAATTGGCTGGGTAGTTTTATACCTAAGATATTGTTTATAAAGGTTTTGGAGGCAACATTAACCTTCAGGTCCACTTGCTAGTGTCAAGGGGAAAGGAAATATAAGTCAGCAAAATTATATATTTGATCCTTTAACAGTAATATTTGTATTGGTATAACAAATTTACCAACAAATTAAACGTATATGTTGTGATCAAATACTTATTTGGAAACAAGATGAGATTTCACATCTACATTTTATCCCTATAAAGCAtttgaatatttgttttgttttttcctcagATGCTTAATATTAGACAAGCATTTAACTATTCTTGCAAAAAAGCACATTGAGACCAAGTTTATCAAGTTAAATGCTGAAAAATCTCCATTTCTGTGTGAGAGACTTCGCATCAAAGTCATTCCCACGCTAGCACTTGTAAAAGACGGGAAAACACAGGATTATGTAGTTGGCTTTACTGATCTTGGTAACACAGATGACTTTACCACAGAAACCTTAGAATGGAGATTAGGATGTGCAAATATCATCAACTACAGGTAAATGAAAATATCTGTTGGCGCGATATTAATGGTTCTAAAAACAAAAAGTAAATCAAGATGAGAATCTCCTTTAAAGCAAGGCAAATGTCTGCCAACACTGAGTATTAGCTTCTAATTGATAACactattgataaaaaaaaatcttactctgTACACTGCTCGGGTTGTTGAAGGAAATTACCTTTGAGATAAGCTGTTGCTGCTTTTCTTATTTATTGAAATGCAAGGAGTTGGGGAGGATATTCTTTAATAGATACAATTCTGCAGATTGTGTCTTTAATTCACCAGGACAGAGCTTAGCCAGGGCCCCTGAAGCAGAAGGTGTGTTCCTTCATCTGTAAGGGTCAGAGTGCTGCTTCTCAGCTTCATGCGATCATTCTAAGATAACATCATTTGGGCTTGTGTTTTGCCTATAAACTGCTGCTTCAGGCTGCTATTGCTTCAGAGATGTTTctatattaacatttttatttttttagtggtAACTTAATGGATCCACCTTTCCAGAGCCAAAAGAAGTTTGGAACCACTTTCACAAAGCTGGATAAGAAAACGATCAGAGGGAAGAAATATGATTCAGATTCTGATGATGACTAGACATCATGATACAAATATTTGTAAATCATCTTTTCTTTTAAGCTTGGTACATTTCTAGGAATGTTTTTATAAAGCTCTTTGTTTTCTGAACGTTTGCACATAATGCTCATTTTCTAAACAGTTTTATACAACTCATGAAAAGAAATCTTAAATATTTTTTCGTCCTGGGAGGTCATTTCTAGGCCAAGAAATCTGAGCCCTTTTGAACTGTGTCACATGAAAAATTATTTTCAGTGgtttgttctttaaaaagtaGCCCTTTGAAACTGAGTTTTAGTTCCTTATACCATTTGCTGATAAAATATTAGTGAAGGACTTCTGTCAAGAATTGTTGTAAAGCTATTCTAGAAGTAGTGCATTAATAAAATCATTGCTTGTCAGTGCCATGAGTATGGCATTGCCTTACCTAACTATATTGCATTGCATTATTATGAAAACATCTTAGCCTCCTTAAAAGAATTAAGGCTGAAATCTACCTGTAAGTCTTACTGACGTCCATGGGAGTCTTCCTAGTAGAAGTGCAGGTTTGCACTGTAAGTCGACCAACTGTATACACAGCATGTTAAAGCTGAATCAGCAGTAAATAACATATGGCAAAACTATATTGAAACATACCTTGACTGCAGGATTTTTAATATAATTCTGTGGTTTACAGAACAGGCTAGATAAAATCACAATGAACGTTGCTGTTCATTTTTTCTCTTGATATGAATGCAGTTTAATACACCTTCTTGCACTATTATTCTTCAGTAAGatgtttaagatgtttttagaatgttttaggatgttttaaattcagttttatgtattttattgcttattgttccccgcctcgatcaaaatggagaggcgggtaagaaataaatttattattattattaggcatatTTGTCAGGATAATTTCTACCTTCTTGGAATTTTAAATGTCCCTTGCGAATTTGGCAATCTATCTGGTAGGTGAATCAACTTACCCTCTGTGCTCATTAATATCAGTTATTTGCCAAATAAAGTAAGTGCCTTTGAGCAAATTGAGCATCAACAGCATTTACAAGCCCCATTGATCTAGGGAAAAAAGCCGCCCTTGCAAATTTAATTGAGGCAAATATGAAACCaaaacactattttaaaaaatttgtaATCCAACCAAACTAGGTATGTGTTGTCCTTAAGTGCATGGCTCTGGCTTTTCTCTTCTGTAAGAAGGAAGTGGATAAGCTTTAgctttcttctctccatttttcctctAGAGGAAGGTAAGAAAATTGCATAGGTGAGAGGGTGATTGGGCACAACAAGTAAATATCCACCAGGTAATCACCCCTTCCTTGGCTCAgtggaataagaacataaaaagggccatgctggatcagaccgagggtcagtctagtccagtactctgttcacagagtggccaaccagctgtcaaccaggacaaaacaggacatggtataacagcaccctcccacacacaatTGTGTTCCAGCTTGCTTGTTTCTCTCTTCCATAAGATGGAAACCATGGGCAAGCTACTTGCAGGAGATGTAAAGAGGGAGTGTTTAAGAGGTTATTAAGTTCAAGAAATGACCACAGAGGGTGGGAGGTAATAAGAaggaagcaggaggaaaggagaaaagatttcaaggtgtgtgtgtgtgaacacgtGGTAGGCAGAATCTTCATGTCCCATCAAATTCTGGGTACTAGCTCCCATAGGAGGTGCAAAACACATCTGGCGCTCTAGCACAGTCAATCAGCAATATtctattaactttttttttaatgttcatgtacattcaaataaatttatttgaatTCTAATACTGAAGTGTTTGTCTGTTTAGACCACTTTTGGTCAATGTGCTTTATTCCTTCTGGTAGTACTGCCAAACTTTGTGCTGGGGTGCACTACAGTGCCACAAAAGGGGATGAAGTGTGCCTTGAAAAATTAAGCAAGCATGCTAAATGCATTCACTACACTTTGCCATTTGGTATGGGCAGGCCTTCTGCAGTATTGATCTAACCCTGGACAGTGACACATGATGATTTCATGACAGCCTTCACCATCACAGCCAGCAAAGCACACCCCCACACTTGAATCCTGACTGGCCTCTGTTAGAAATGGagaaatatgttactttttcaatattgCAATGCTTGACATAAAAGAGAATATTATAATAATGgttaatgcattattaaaattattataaggGATTCTAAAAggtcagctaaaagcaatgttatcTTTACTGAAGCATAACTAATGGGCAGGAAAAGACCCCAACAGGTGCAAGAGCCGTTGGACTGGTCAGTTGAAGTAAAAAGAGAATAACAGGAACTTGTGGTTAGGACTGGTAGTCAAGAGAAATGAGAAATTGAACCAACCGAAAACAGTAGCTGATAACACATCTGTTGtttctgaactcatgaccttatggTTACATGATGTGTAggagggatgatcaagagcaataaagAAGGTGGGCCCAGAGAAAGAATCAAAACcaaatatggacataagtaaataagagTAGGTGGAATATCAAATTAAGAAGGGAGGGAGGTAAACAGAGGCGGGACCAAcaggcgtaccgggataggctgtaaccccttaagTCTCTGACCAATAAAGAGACCGGGGAGGGACCACTTCGGCCAggctaagggataaaatggttttgctctaactggtaggtgtgcctacctgcctagacacccaaacttgcaagtttgctcaataaaacagagtgtttaaactttcaccactttgtccaagcaattgcatttcaaatcgtgtttctaacaccTCTTCTGCAGTTGTGAGGAGAATGCCTGCTCACTGTCCCTCAGGGAGGATTCTGCACAATGCCACTGGTTTCATTGGGAAAATGGCACTGGGGAAAGGGGAgttaacccacacacacacaccattttcatgATGAAAACTACACAGACATCCCCCAACTCTGCTACtagtcttgggagggggaggggagatgtacAATATTGGTATTTTTTTCCTGCCAGGGCTAATAGCAGCATCTATTTTGATTAGGGAAATAGCCCAGCGGAAAAGGATAAGCTCCCTCCTGCAGCACCATTTCTCGGGTGATGGCCCTTTCTTTCACCACCCTCTGAGGGGGGTTCACAAAATTTTTCTACTATTTTTCTTTTACTGTCTGACTTAAACACCAGGGGAACTTTTaagcatctggcaggccacaataaatggctggtgggtTGTATTCAGGTTTGTAGACTGCAAGTTGAGCATTTCTTTCCAAGCATACAATAACCATTCTGTTTCATGGTAGTGGGATCTGTCCCTACAATGCAGGCATTACAAATTTTCTGAACTATCAAGGAAAGGACCTCTGTTAGAACGAGCAGATTATGCTGCCAAATATTTTTATAACAGTTATTTTTTAGAATTAAGGCAGTTTTAAAGGCTTACACAGAACAGTCGTTCTTAACATGGAAGAGATCAGAAGAGAAGTAGTATTCAAAGTAGTAGTTACCAAGCCAAACACAAGACATGCTGTTTGTGTCCAGAACTCGCAGGCCTCCATCATCCAAAAACACATTTCCTCTGTTTCATCTTCCCCATCTCCTGTTGGTCAAAATGCAGGAAAATAAATGCAATTAcagatttgaaaataaaataccagAAATTCTTTAGATTTTAAGTGTTAATGACcatttttgccttttctttttagaaagctgagcttTGTACCTCTGAGGCAGGACAAGCAGAAGGCTCATGGCCCAATAAGGGGCCACTGCAAATTCCTGGAGACTACTGGCCCTGTTGCGCCTCTTCCTTgctgctgcctgttcacctgccctttACAAACAAGCCAGCAGTAAGAGGAGTGAGAAGGACAACCAGTAGTAGTGTCTCCCTCTTGCCTTTTCCTGGTGTGGATATtgccataggcgtgcacagcacatttaattagggggtgcacccagggattttttttttaaaggcgaacattgaATACTCAGTAATAAAGggtattgtttttattaatttatttactaaGCAcgatagacactgatgccctgctccTCGTTCAGCTTGCCTGGCCACGGAAGGGCCATTGCGGGTGAGGtgtgaggagatgctcctcaagccccagcattggtgggattTTTAGTGACACGgaccagaggaggggcttaagaggcaatattagcctttgtggtccttcctcctggcctctttgaagcgtagctcccagcagagtgattcgtTTTCGCTCCTGTTGCTGGGAGCAACAGCATGATGTTGGGAGCAGCCAGAGGACCGGTTTTGCTGcacctggatccccctctggatccctactcaatccccccctccaatttggggcttattgcttgaggcattggggtatgcctgggcacacccagcacaccatCATCGTCTGTCAGGGAAAAACCATGCCACGATTGGTTATGtccctgaaataaccaacacaaataataaaTGGTgtacagagttgattatctgcataaccattgattattgtgtcatgtggtgggtTCCGTTGATTATTCCACATGCCTACAGTCACGAGGCAAGAGtagcagaaacccctgctgcttTTGCCCAGCACGACTCtataggcaggggaaataatcccataCTGGAAAGTGCTTGGGGAGCTGCCATTCATGCTGTCCTCGGGATGGGCACATTCCAGAAAATTACAGAGATTAAAGCTGTAATAATTAAAAACACCCCAAAATCTTTCTTTGGCCCATTGCCAAGGGAATGTTTGCTacaaaaaattatgcaaatttttgTGTGGTTATGGGAAAGTCACAGTTATTGCATTCATTTATATGAAACTCCCAGCAAGcaagagggaatttccctttaTTTTATATTACACCTTCCCTGAATGACTCAACACTAACATACCAGTAAACAGACTAGCAAGCAGAGAGGAAGGAAACTAGCTTTGAAAGTGAAACTGCCTAGatagtttcttttctcttagATAGTTACAGAGCTGAAGAAACGTCAAGGAATCATGGAAGGTATTTGTTTTACAATAACTCGGCATAACTTAACAAGGGTTCTGTTTGTTATGTGGTATATAACAATAGGCATACAGTTTCAAACTTAATGTGTGGTTGTTTGATCCTGTcagtatagcaggggtggggcagggagaaggtAAAATGCTAAATCAAGCATATACAAAATGTGGTTTGATTTTGCTAATAATTGTACTTTTTGTGATTTAGTTTTGGTAGAGATGTATAGTAGGTCACTCTTAGGTCACATCTCATTCTTAAAAGATTGTTCTTTGCAATGATTGGGATAAATGTCGTTCTCAAAGATGCTGTGTGGCAATTGGCTAGCAGTTTCTCATATATCATATTGTACAGATGTCATGGAAATAGAAGGATTCTATTGCTagaattgctagaaagttgtatgcatttcatatgtatatCCATATATCTAAAACATTATTTTCCACCGTTTTTAAATATACCTACATGTAGGtatatttaaaaatggtggaaaaTAATGTTTTGCAGATTCTGGGATGTTGGGATTTCcccagacattttttttaaatatttttaaaaaccatgtcCCAGGAGGGAGCAAAAGCCCTGGGGAAACCGGGCATATATATGTTCACCCTAGTTTATACAGATGATGTGGATCATTTTCTCTTGGTATACAACTCAGTGAAGGAATTAAAATGGGGACAATAAACTGTTTTCGGAATATACTTTTCAAGTATTGGTGCATGCTAAATCTTGTTTAGATTAGGACACTCTGCCATTGCTTATAGATATtggtaaaacaaaacacaattctGTTATAAAGTATCTAATTTGGTTAATAAATGCGTTTATCCTTGCCAGCTTATGGTAACATAATGGATGTCGACACCACCGGGGCTTCTCTTAAAACTGCAAAACAAGAAGGCCTGAGTTATGGTGGTAAGATTATTTCTCACATTTGTTTGAATATTATGATGGCTTTGTTAATTGACTGAGGCTGCCCATGACATGTGTCTTATTTTAAGATAATAAAAAAGCCAGTTTAATGGGAAAACCTGTGTCAAAAGGGTAACTAATCAATTTTTTGCATTTATGTaaactaagggtgcttccagacagagggctcctagcgctaacaATAAAAAAGACAATGTTCAGCTGTTTGTATTCTCCTCTTTAATTGTTTTTTCtagtaagagaaaagatggaaggaatggaaaaacatgggaggactAGACGAGGAAGACAGCAGCATCTGAAGACCcccttaaaattctgtgaatggggcgtgtttgcacaataaaagcttcacctGCATTGGATTCAgagttagtcatgcttagaaaagccttattgaaagcaatggaacttTAGTTAGTCAGagctaacttaagtccctttgATATTAATGAATctattctaaatatgactaaggctGGATATGCCTCTCTAGAAACTGAGATTTATTCTTATTATGGGCCACTCTCCTTATTAATAGTTGAGCCACCTAAAAGTAACCACTATGTCCTGTTGATGCCATAAGCATAACGTGTAGCACCCTTAAACCCATCTTACTTCCTTATCACAAGGGATATCTCCATGCCAGAACTACACATTCCCCAGAGGCTGATGCTAGTGGGGAGATGATGTGGAAGTCGGTGTTTACTTATGCTATCTATTatgatggtggtggcagcaataTTTCATGAGGGGCATTTTGCATAGTAAGTGTAATATACAGACCTGCCTTCAGGTGGTTATTTTGAGGTGATGATGGACATATTGAAACTAGCATGGGGTTAATtatcatttttcaaatgtgaccAGAGATTTGAAAACTGACTGTACCACAAAAATGTTAAGATGGGGACTTCCCATCACCTGGCTCAACCACATGTTCTTAAACCATAAATTTCATCAGTTCTCTGAGATTTATCAAGACTTGTAACAATGAGGGGGGAAAGGTCTTTAAATAATTCTAGGCCCAACTTCAAAGGGTTTGATTTGAtcccagcagcagggctgggcaaagctgttAATagccctgggccagatgggaaatgtaggccccatttcaaactgctcattaagtattttttaatcagttctaaatacatgaactagaacaatttattattCAAGATGtctataagacatcacttcttcacattcagaaatgctttacatgcttttctttgggcaaattcatcaacaacaacagaaaaatcaagcaactttgccttgtccatgttagtactgctcactcacaggagagctactttgtaacaaatctttaccaaagggtccccctttgcctctaccagggggactcggagtaggccccctcaaaatcgtaggcccatgccaactggcccctctGCCCAGCAGTCAGCCCCAAAGGTAGGGTTGGACATTTACTCACTTGTTTTGTGGATCATCTATCTATATGATTATGGGTGGCATCCAACAGGGTTGTTCCGCCTCCAGTGGTTCAGATGCATGAGCAGTCACTTCTGCAATCACATGTGCACAATGGGATACTACTCCATATAATAATACTTAGATACACGATTATTTATTAAGtcgatttatatcccacttttcaacTATAATCTTCAAAGTTGGTTCACTTTGCAATAGATACACCAAGAAATGCATTTAAGCAAAAACAACCAGCTGCATTCAGTAGGAGCTAACGTCTGATGCTCTTTCACACTGGACATATGGTATTAGATGGCCCTGTGGCAGGGAGGGAACAGTCCATCAGGAACAGAAGCAGGTATCTGGTATTATTGTTACAGGCCTCATTTTCTCTCCTGGATTCATCCTCACTAGACAGTTGGTATTAGGGCCAAAACACATTTCTTTAGAACAGTACCTAACAGCTTAATCTTTTTCATTTTTagtctagagtaggtgcagagaTTCAATCCGAATCTTAAAAGCTCCCTACCCCCAAACAAGGTTTCccaaatccatatctagcagatgcatattttatttttactttaagaTTGGTTGCAGGGCCCCCAGTCTGGACCGGGACCCTAGTGTGGGAAGCTTGTAAAATCCAGATTGGGCCTTTGCaactactttagagtaaaaatgaaaagttgTAGCTCCTAGGTAAGACTTTCaggtaatgtctattttggcctttAGATGGCTCTGTAATGGGAGAGAGGATTCTTTGaggaatctgattttttaaaattgacctTCGTTGTATAGGATTTTCTTCCTTAATGCCTCCCCAAAGCCAAGTGGAAAGGTCAAGCTAATTTAAAGAAGATTTTCACTTATAATTAACCTCATTCCTCTTCTTTCCTCCTACCCCACAATTTCTCAATGGAGAGCAGAATAAGCTTTTGGTAGCTAGGGAACTGGACACTGTACTGCCTGTTTTTATAGCCCCGTGAGTTATGTTCATAAAACATAGAAGGATATATACACAAACTCTCCGTCCAGTTCAAGTATGAGAGACCTAGATCAATGTGGAAGATTGATCAATGTGGAAGATAGTCAATGTAGATGTTATTTTCTGTCACAATGTTCATCCATAACACCAGCTGTTCATTTGGGTCTACTAGTTCATATACATAACTGAAACCGGACTGTGGCTCACCTGGTTACCTCAAAACATTACTTCTACCAATTACACTTCTTCCATGCATTtgtaactcttttttaaaaatatcctgtTTGCTTTCTTTCCCACAAGGAGCTGCAGCTTCAGAAATAATTGCAGAAAGAGACTTAAAGAATCTAGAGAAATATAAAACAAAGATTGAGGATGTCAGTAGAAAAACAGGTATTGATGCAGCTGTGATTGCTGGTATAATCACCCGAGAATCTCATGGTGGAACTGTGCTGAAGGATGGTTGGGGTgaccatggaaatgcatttggtTTGATGCAGGTAAAGATTTATATTTGATGTCATTACATAAAAACAGGCAACCCCAAATCCTGATACATTATGCTGACATTATAAGGAGCCATTACAACAACTAATCATCTCCAACCAAAACAAAGCTTCATAGAATTGCAGTTGCTCCCATTTCTCCCTTGTTTACCCCCTCCTCCCCTATTTTTGTCATCTTCCCCACTGCCAATGTTTAGATTATAATCTCCTTGAGGCAGGGGGGCTACCTGCTTTTGCCTGTCACTTTGTAAAGGAGCTGTACATTGCTGGCACCCATATAAAGAACTTAAGTAATAGTAATACCCTACAGCAgttcccatcagcatggccaatggccaggagttctgggagttgtaacccaaagcatttggagggcaccaggttgaagaaggctaccCTACAAAATAATTGAAATACTTTAATGATTCTTTTTAGGTTGATAAAAGATTCCACCATCCAGTTGGCACATGGGAAAGTGAGGAGCACATTAATCAGGGTTCTCTCATTTTACGTGATATGATAAAGAGCATCCAAAAAAAATTTCCGCAGTGGACTAAGGAACAACAGCTCAAAGGTATGAACCTATCTGTTCCAAAATATTTTGTAGAGTTTGAGGTGTAAAGTTGGGTGAAGGGGATCCCCCTTACTTTTCCTTTCTACCCTGGAATTTATCACCCAGCAGGAAGAAACTTCTGGGAAGGAacatatactgaatcagacccttggtccatcttggTACAGCCCAGTAGCattgccagggtttcaggcaggagtctttcctagccttacctagagatgctggggattgaatctgggaacttctgtatgcaaagcatgtggtttaTCACTGAACTATGGCACTTCTGTTGCCAAGCACAGTGCTTGGCAGTTGCCCAGAGGTCAAGGGGACCTAGGGGTCAATGCAATATATAGAGCCAGGCCTCCTTTGAGTCTCCTTTAACCTCTGGATCCATAGAATCATTAAACTTGTAAAATACCTGgaatataagaagctgccttataccgagtcagactcCAACTAGTCCAATATTGTTGATACCGACTGACAGTGCCTCTCCAATTCTGTACAGTCTTCTCCAGAGCTACCTGGAGatactagggattgaacctgggaactttcgCATggaaagcatgtactctaccataTGGCTATGATCTTGTCTTCTTCCAATGAAGAGTCATCTTCCATCCAATCCCATTTATTTCCCTCCTGATCACTTAACATTGGATGATGTTAAGCATCAAAAGCAATTCACTTGAGTTCAGATGACAATTACTGTATTGATGCTCACATTGATTCCAACTATGTGACAAGAACACTTTGCTCCAGATAGACAGTCTTAGGACCAAGCTTATGTGGCACTAAATAAAAAAAGGTaatttatatcaggggtgggcagaaggtatatTGGGATCTACTGGTTGATATTCTTTATTTGTGTTAGATCATCAAAGGTTTCTGACTCCTAattgtttaaaaacaattaaaggcGTTCTTTCAACAAACAGGCATTCCCCGCCCCTTCTTTATTAGGCAGCTGAGACGGAAGAAAACTCAGGCTGAAAACCAAGAGTGGACATTAGTGTGCGAAAGGACTATAAACTCAGTTCTAGCACCAAAAGCAAATTCTTGGGCTGAGTACTCTTGTTCCTTAATTCTGAGATggtattccccaccaccacctgagcTTCTATTTTCTACCTGGCTTCAGTTATggaccttggggttctagtaaaaagcaaAGTTGATTCTGCAAACTTGGTCTGCCTGCCCCTGATCTACATCTAGCCTATACTTAAGAGATGAGGGTGTTGTGTAGTTTGGGAAAAGATGCTACTACTCCATATACGCAGGTGCACTTAAATATGCTCAGCTATATATGGCATCTGGAGAACTTCTCAATTTCCAGataaggatggatgagaaatgatgcattttcagcaatttatgcttttaaataaataccactcaggctgtaatcctgtgcacACATACTTGGGAGTTAAGTCCTTTCAAACTTAGTAGAAATTACTTTGGTGTACTCATGAATTTAACAAGCTGTGTATATCTCAACAATCCTGTCCTTTATCAAGTGGAAAAGGAAAGGCTTATCTCACTGATGTACTTCGCGTCACTTTCAATCAACCATTTAACTTCCTCTAAAGCACAACTGTGAGAATCCGAAACTCAG contains:
- the LOC134399449 gene encoding lysozyme g-like → MEAYGNIMDVDTTGASLKTAKQEGLSYGGAAASEIIAERDLKNLEKYKTKIEDVSRKTGIDAAVIAGIITRESHGGTVLKDGWGDHGNAFGLMQVDKRFHHPVGTWESEEHINQGSLILRDMIKSIQKKFPQWTKEQQLKGGISAYNAGTKNVRSNDQMDIGTTNDDYANDVVARAKFYKTHGF
- the TXNDC9 gene encoding thioredoxin domain-containing protein 9; its protein translation is MAADTSAEMFSKALESQMLQTAKIVEEQLDVEMQKLDQMDDDELELVKQRRLQALKKAQQQKQEWLSKGHGEYREIPSEREFFQEVKGSKNVVCHFYRDTTHRCLILDKHLTILAKKHIETKFIKLNAEKSPFLCERLRIKVIPTLALVKDGKTQDYVVGFTDLGNTDDFTTETLEWRLGCANIINYSGNLMDPPFQSQKKFGTTFTKLDKKTIRGKKYDSDSDDD